From the Montipora capricornis isolate CH-2021 chromosome 2, ASM3666992v2, whole genome shotgun sequence genome, one window contains:
- the LOC138037634 gene encoding uncharacterized protein produces MRMEFFAICCPRRPKDKSFDELKEVLIGHYSPKRVLIAERFKFHRRNQLESELVAQFVVELKRLALKCEFWVFLEEALRDRLVYGLKNIQIQKTLLAERGLTFKKAFETAHSMELANKEDIRDVITTGDGSVTRSGKLRHQGVHKGNLVVVFVVAKSMLRQSARPHSATDVKKKGHIAKMCDQKCDAHNMRYVEDVSQSDSADVEMCGLGLYTLTSTDQRRSGYQVQLLLDGKQVRMEVDTGSAKSIISETVYKKLFQHLPLKPTHFYLKTYSGERLTLLGEFQVRVTYQSQEMQLPLVVAESDKPVLLRRNWLDKLKLNWATIFKVSEVNAVDGLIAKYQVLFEKGYGHLKQFKASSRFVRTHSLFF; encoded by the coding sequence ATGCGTATGGAATTCTTCGCAATTTGCTGCCCCCGGCGACCGAAAGATAAGTCTTTTGACGAGCTAAAAGAAGTTTTGATTGGGCATTACTCTCCAAAACGTGTTTTGATAGCGGAACGTTTTAAATTTCATCGTCGCAATCAGCTTGAGAGCGAATTGGTTGCTCAATTTGTGGTGGAGTTAAAGCGACTAGCATTGAAGTGTGAATTCTGGGTTTTTCTTGAAGAAGCGTTACGGGACCGACTTGTTTATGGACTCAAAAACATACAAATCCAGAAGACGTTGTTAGCGGAGAGGGGATTGACATTCAAGAAAGCATTTGAAACAGCACATTCCATGGAGTTAGCTAACAAAGAAGACATCCGTGACGTCATCACGACCGGAGACGGGTCAGTAACAAGGTCGGGAAAGTTGCGACACCAAGGCGTCCACAAGGGGAATCTGGTGGTTGTTTTCGTTGTGGCCAAAAGCATGCTCCGTCAGAGTGCAAGACCGCACAGTGCTACagatgtaaaaaaaaagggtCATATTGCCAAGATGTGCGATCAGAAATGTGATGCTCACAACATGCGTTATGTTGAGGATGTTTCGCAGTCAGATAGTGCTGATGTTGAAATGTGTGGTCTTGGGTTGTATACTCTCACCTCTACAGATCAGCGTAGATCGGGTTATCAAGTCCAGCTGTTGTTGGACGGCAAACAAGTCAGAATGGAAGTAGATACTGGATCCGCTAAGTCTATTATTTCTGAAACGGtttacaaaaaattatttcagcaTCTGCCATTGAAGCCAAcacatttttatttgaaaacatACTCTGGTGAGCGGTTAACCCTGTTGGGGGAATTTCAAGTAAGGGTGACATATCAAAGCCAGGAAATGCAACTACCTCTTGTTGTGGCTGAGAGCGACAAACCTGTGTTGCTTCGGCGGAATTGGCTGGATAAATTGAAGCTAAATTGGGCAACGATTTTCAAGGTTTCCGAAGTGAATGCGGTGGATGGGCTAATCGCGAAGTATCAAGTCCTGTTTGAAAAGGGTTATGGACATCTTAAACAGTTTAAGGCTTCATCCAGGTTCGTGAGGACGCACAGCCTATTTTTCTAA
- the LOC138037633 gene encoding uncharacterized protein: protein MKTVKEAMADVGLEWNEKKCSTAHVRRGSLDSSLGGTAIGERQVIENLKKGETYKFLGVLENSKQEDSSVLWGASKVCLQRLSIIWSSPLSDFHKVLASNQYALPVVTYPMWTLTWPLADLQQLDREARKIIKENGGYHPLGSTELLYLPRKCGGRGLKSFESLYKQTKVKTTMKLYANEDRTMSLVREFEEKCERAGRRSLVKDAKKFALEMDITLDLAYPDPKALQTDSGEESHVKGVGRTLRAREEERSMREVREQRWQGKLFGERWDDNKVIDCFTWLSKWKSAPVHTVAGIYELYQQLLPTKLYHQSKTKTLTTSDTTCRMCGKGPESMAHVISGCGVLAQTKYMQRHNAGLKILFFEFLKDLDLIQCIPPWHSPVSPKPEYKNDRACAYWDVPVFAENTEVRANRIDARIVDRKEKKVIVIELSCPWVSNREQKEQEKTDKTNGLSSK, encoded by the exons ATGAAGACAGTTAAAGAAGCCATGGCAGATGTCGGTTTGGAGTGGAACGAGAAGAAGTGTTCTACAGCTCATGTAAGGAGAGGTTCATTGGACAGCAGTTTGGGAGGCACTGCCATCGGAGAAAGGCAGGTCATAGAAAATCTGAAGAAGGGAGAAACTTACAAGTTTTTGGGAGTTTTAGAAAATTCTAAGCAAGAGGACAGCTCTGTTCTGTGGGGAGCTTCAAAGGTTTGCTTGCAGAGACTGTCAATTATATGGTCGAGCCCCCTATCGGACTTCCACAAAGTCTTAGCATCTAATCAATACGCACTACCAGTTGTCACCTACCCTATGtggacactaacatggccgctcgCAGATCTACAACAACTCGATCGCGAAGCTCGCAAGATCATCAAAGAGAATGGAGGCTACCATCCACTCGGTTCAACCGAGTTGCTATACCTACCAAGGAAGTGTGGAGGCCGGGGACTGAAGTCATTTGAGAGCCTGTATAAGCAGACCAAAGTCAAGACCACAATGAAGCTGTACGCAAACGAAGATCGAACGATGAGTTTAGTGCGcgagtttgaagagaagtgcGAACGAGCAGGAAGAAGATCACTCGTAAAGGATGCCAAGAAATTTGCTTTGGAAATGGACATTACTCTGGACCTTGCATACCCAGATCCCAAAGCGTTGCAAACTGACTCAGGTGAGGAATCACATGTTAAAGGGGTAGGGAGAACATTACGAgcgagagaagaagagagaagcatGAGGGAAGTAAGAGAGcagaggtggcaaggaaagctgttcggagaaagaTGGGATGATAACAAAGTTATTGACTGCTTCACTTGGCTTAGTAAGTGGAAGTCTGCACCTGTGCATACTGTTGCTGGAATCTATGAGTTATACCAGCAATTACTCCCCACTAAGCTGTACCACCAGAGCAAGACGAAGACGCTGACCACCTCGGATACCACGTGTCGTATGTGTGGAAAAGGGCCTGAATCTATGGCCCACGTGATTAGCGGATGTGGTGTCTTGGCACAGACTAAGTACATGCAGAGACACAATGCAGGcttgaaaatccttttcttcgagTTCCTGAAAGACTTAGATCTTATCCAGTGTATCCCCCCTTGGCACTCTCCAGTCTCACCTAAACCCGAGTACAAGAATGACCGAGCGTGcgcgtactgggatgtcccagtatttgctgaaaatacggaagtcagggctaacagaattgatgcgagaattgtggacagaaaggagaagaaggtgatcGTTATTGAGTtgagctgcccttgggtttccaacagagaacagaaggaacaggagaaaactgacaa GACCAATGGATTGTCATCTAAATGA